One genomic segment of Rubripirellula tenax includes these proteins:
- a CDS encoding permease: protein MLDNIAGLLLMVGLLAGFGFPVEFAVSAMVPGTALGVLIGDLAFFYVAFRLAHKTGRDDVTAMPLGLDTPSTFGVVLFVLGPSFLQGQAMGLDSTAAAYRTWHIGIWCIVLSGLLKFALAPATEWVRRLIPRAGLLGSLAAIALVLISFLPLMEILGRPLPGMLALVIVLTTLVARIPLPGRTPGTLGALVVAGAMYYFMCAIPGTGYEFPQAVTAAWFPTQWMESWKFEWLANFGDALPYLPIVMPFAIGTVVGGIDCTESAKAAGDDYDTRTVIAVEAFATVIAGLSGGVIQTTPYIGHPAYKAMGGRAAYVLGTALLVGSAGLVGYFGWLNAWIPAPVVYPILVFVGLEITAQSFLATPRRHYAAVALACLPALAFLAMNLPGRIFGDEALRKLGIDATTLGDPMLRANLKTIGMLSSGFILTSLLWAWALAAAIDRRLLLAAKVLLLACVLTLFGVMHSPLAGNRLFLPFGPDTWGDIVLDAANRKFVLEFAAGYLASAAMLMAWSWMPGIGKPLTDDDELH, encoded by the coding sequence ATGCTGGACAACATCGCTGGATTGTTGTTGATGGTCGGTTTGCTGGCCGGGTTTGGATTTCCGGTGGAATTTGCGGTTTCGGCGATGGTGCCGGGCACCGCACTTGGAGTGCTGATCGGCGATCTGGCGTTCTTTTATGTCGCATTCCGGTTGGCCCACAAAACCGGCCGCGACGATGTGACCGCAATGCCTTTGGGTTTGGACACGCCATCGACTTTCGGCGTTGTGCTGTTCGTGCTGGGGCCGTCGTTCTTGCAGGGTCAAGCGATGGGCCTTGATTCGACGGCGGCCGCGTATCGAACTTGGCACATCGGAATTTGGTGCATCGTGCTGAGCGGACTTTTGAAGTTCGCGTTGGCACCGGCAACCGAATGGGTTCGGCGGCTGATCCCTCGTGCCGGGCTGCTCGGATCGCTTGCGGCGATCGCATTGGTGCTGATCAGTTTTTTGCCACTGATGGAGATTCTTGGCCGACCGCTGCCAGGCATGTTGGCGTTGGTGATCGTGTTGACGACCCTTGTCGCACGCATCCCGCTGCCCGGACGAACGCCGGGGACATTGGGTGCGTTAGTGGTCGCCGGAGCGATGTACTATTTCATGTGCGCGATCCCAGGGACCGGATACGAATTCCCCCAAGCGGTGACGGCGGCTTGGTTTCCGACACAGTGGATGGAGAGCTGGAAATTCGAGTGGCTGGCAAACTTTGGCGATGCGTTGCCGTATCTACCCATCGTGATGCCGTTTGCGATCGGCACCGTCGTTGGCGGCATTGACTGTACCGAAAGCGCAAAGGCAGCCGGCGACGACTATGACACGCGAACAGTCATCGCGGTCGAAGCCTTCGCGACGGTGATCGCCGGTTTGTCCGGCGGCGTGATTCAAACCACTCCGTACATCGGCCATCCGGCGTACAAAGCGATGGGTGGCCGAGCGGCATACGTGTTGGGCACGGCGCTGTTGGTCGGATCGGCGGGTCTGGTCGGATACTTCGGGTGGCTCAATGCCTGGATTCCGGCGCCGGTGGTTTATCCAATCTTGGTATTCGTCGGTTTGGAAATCACGGCACAGAGTTTTTTGGCGACACCACGCCGGCACTACGCGGCGGTCGCTTTGGCTTGTTTGCCAGCACTGGCTTTCTTAGCGATGAATTTGCCCGGTCGCATCTTCGGTGATGAGGCACTTCGTAAACTCGGCATCGATGCGACGACCTTGGGCGATCCGATGCTAAGAGCAAACCTCAAGACGATCGGCATGCTCAGCAGCGGATTCATCTTGACCAGCCTGCTGTGGGCGTGGGCGCTGGCGGCTGCGATTGACCGACGCTTGCTCTTGGCTGCGAAAGTGCTTTTGTTGGCGTGCGTGTTGACGCTGTTCGGCGTGATGCATTCGCCATTGGCGGGCAACCGTTTGTTTTTGCCGTTCGGCCCCGATACGTGGGGTGATATCGTTTTGGATGCAGCCAACCGGAAATTCGTCTTAGAGTTCGCGGCCGGCTATTTGGCATCGGCCGCGATGTTGATGGCATGGTCCTGGATGCCGGGCATCGGCAAGCCGCTAACCGATGACGACGAGTTGCATTAG
- a CDS encoding GHMP family kinase ATP-binding protein — translation MNDWQMDSSPTEKTPGRAGNRDDNDIETVRITTGARLHFGLLDTAAPFGGVGVMVDQPSTQITVRPHSHFEALGRIAQRANEIARGWSDRIGRDTLPSCRVEATQTAAAHCGLGSGTQLAMAIAEGIARFEGIEMPLEELAVDVAGRGKRSAVGVHGYIRGGLISENADSPTSLNPICDRIELPEAWRVLVVRPAVSAQPISGEAEIKQFAALGSAVASAKSHLKDVLANQIVPAAEAGDLDGFTDAIHRYNLASGMLFANVQGGPYHGDDVARLIAQLIEAGGRGVGQSSWGPGVFTWFDSAESMDRFAERLPPHAHVIAKSQPLNRGRSLG, via the coding sequence ATGAACGATTGGCAAATGGATAGCTCCCCAACCGAAAAGACGCCCGGCCGCGCCGGAAACCGTGACGACAACGATATCGAAACGGTGCGGATAACGACCGGTGCTCGATTGCACTTCGGATTGCTCGACACGGCCGCACCGTTTGGTGGCGTCGGCGTGATGGTGGATCAACCATCGACGCAAATCACGGTCCGCCCGCATTCACATTTTGAGGCCCTCGGACGCATCGCCCAGCGTGCCAATGAGATCGCTCGCGGTTGGAGCGATCGGATCGGACGTGACACGTTGCCATCGTGTCGCGTCGAAGCGACCCAGACGGCGGCCGCGCATTGCGGTCTCGGCAGCGGCACGCAACTGGCGATGGCGATCGCGGAAGGCATTGCCCGTTTCGAGGGGATTGAAATGCCGCTTGAAGAACTTGCCGTCGACGTTGCCGGTCGAGGCAAGCGGTCGGCCGTTGGAGTTCACGGGTACATCCGTGGTGGCTTGATTTCGGAGAACGCCGATTCGCCGACGTCGCTCAATCCCATCTGCGATCGCATCGAATTGCCTGAGGCATGGCGAGTTCTTGTCGTCCGTCCCGCTGTATCGGCTCAACCGATCAGCGGCGAGGCTGAGATCAAACAATTTGCGGCTCTCGGTTCCGCCGTCGCGAGTGCCAAGTCGCACCTGAAAGATGTGCTCGCCAACCAGATCGTTCCGGCGGCCGAAGCCGGTGATCTTGATGGTTTCACCGATGCCATCCACCGTTACAACCTTGCCAGCGGGATGCTTTTTGCCAATGTCCAAGGTGGTCCGTACCACGGCGATGATGTCGCTCGTTTGATCGCCCAATTGATTGAAGCGGGCGGACGAGGCGTCGGTCAAAGTAGCTGGGGGCCGGGCGTTTTCACATGGTTCGACTCGGCGGAATCGATGGATCGGTTTGCCGAACGATTGCCCCCCCATGCGCACGTCATCGCGAAATCGCAGCCGCTCAATCGAGGGCGATCGCTCGGTTGA
- a CDS encoding DUF447 domain-containing protein — protein sequence MILESIVTTVDRNGRVNLAPMGPVVDGDLGNPDPADVTFRLRPFVSSQTFKNLFETRVAVIHITDDASLMARAAVGQVADQEVAGLVRQIANTDWWPLIDCHRWFAVRVDSVEHDDLKSVMECRVSDSAVVRPFFGFNRAKHAVLEAAILATRTHLIPEATIREELRRLEPLIDKTAGPAEHDAFDMLRGIIDERLANG from the coding sequence GTGATATTGGAATCGATCGTCACGACGGTGGATCGAAACGGGCGAGTCAACTTGGCTCCGATGGGGCCGGTCGTCGACGGAGATCTGGGCAATCCCGATCCCGCGGATGTCACATTCCGACTTCGTCCGTTCGTGTCGTCACAGACGTTTAAGAATCTTTTCGAAACACGGGTCGCTGTCATCCATATCACGGACGACGCAAGTTTGATGGCCCGCGCCGCGGTTGGACAGGTTGCGGATCAGGAAGTGGCTGGCTTGGTGCGCCAAATCGCGAACACCGATTGGTGGCCACTGATCGATTGCCACCGATGGTTCGCGGTCCGTGTCGATTCCGTCGAACATGACGACTTGAAATCCGTGATGGAATGCCGCGTTTCCGATTCGGCAGTGGTGCGGCCATTCTTCGGTTTCAATCGGGCCAAGCACGCCGTGCTTGAAGCGGCCATCTTGGCGACTCGAACACATCTGATTCCCGAGGCAACGATTCGCGAAGAACTTCGCCGACTGGAGCCACTGATCGACAAAACGGCGGGGCCAGCCGAACATGATGCCTTCGACATGTTGCGAGGGATCATTGATGAACGATTGGCAAATGGATAG
- a CDS encoding anthranilate synthase component II: MILLLDNYDSFVHNLARYIRRAGCETLVVRSDQIDVLGCNEMSPTAVVLSPGPRRPEDAGCSIDVLRHLAPQIPILGVCLGHQAIATAFGGVVHKCGPMHGMASRINHDGQGVFANCPSPMRVARYHSLAVDPICVPDELIVTATTDDGVIMGLRHVGRPIHGVQFHPESVLSDFGAQIIDNFVAMIHDAKRVALS; this comes from the coding sequence TTGATCCTTCTGCTCGACAATTACGATTCTTTTGTCCACAACTTGGCTCGCTACATTCGCCGGGCCGGTTGTGAAACCTTGGTCGTTCGAAGCGACCAAATCGACGTGCTCGGGTGCAATGAAATGTCGCCCACAGCCGTCGTGCTCTCGCCCGGGCCGCGACGTCCCGAAGATGCCGGATGTTCGATCGATGTGCTGCGTCATTTGGCACCACAGATCCCGATCCTAGGCGTCTGCTTGGGGCACCAAGCGATCGCGACCGCCTTCGGTGGCGTCGTTCATAAATGTGGTCCGATGCATGGTATGGCAAGTCGGATCAACCATGATGGCCAAGGCGTCTTCGCCAATTGCCCGTCGCCGATGCGTGTTGCCCGTTATCATTCGCTTGCGGTCGATCCGATCTGTGTTCCCGACGAACTGATTGTCACGGCCACGACCGACGATGGAGTCATCATGGGACTACGGCACGTGGGGCGTCCGATCCATGGCGTTCAGTTTCATCCCGAGTCCGTGTTGTCCGATTTTGGAGCCCAGATCATCGACAACTTCGTCGCCATGATCCACGACGCAAAGCGAGTCGCCCTGTCGTGA
- a CDS encoding ExbD/TolR family protein, with protein MKIRNQKDAEKNGLDMTSMIDIVFLLLIFFVMTFKIVEMEGDFSVRMPLAGGAASDPTDLPLKLRLRADEAGKLVSMSMNEIDMGTDFDQLRGNVVAMIGGNTPIDGDEGPELEIDTDYNLRYQYVIEAITAVSGYKDGDQVVKLIEKIKFAKPRR; from the coding sequence GTGAAAATCCGAAATCAAAAAGACGCCGAGAAGAACGGCCTCGACATGACCAGCATGATCGATATCGTCTTTCTGCTGCTGATCTTCTTCGTGATGACGTTCAAGATCGTGGAAATGGAAGGCGACTTCAGCGTTCGGATGCCCTTGGCCGGTGGCGCCGCTTCGGACCCAACCGATTTGCCGTTGAAGTTGCGATTGCGAGCCGATGAAGCCGGAAAATTGGTTTCCATGTCGATGAACGAGATCGATATGGGGACGGATTTTGACCAGCTTCGTGGTAACGTGGTTGCAATGATTGGTGGCAATACGCCGATCGACGGCGACGAAGGTCCCGAGTTAGAAATCGACACTGATTACAACTTGCGATACCAGTACGTGATCGAAGCGATTACTGCGGTCAGCGGTTACAAAGACGGTGACCAGGTCGTCAAGTTGATCGAGAAAATTAAATTCGCCAAACCTCGTCGGTAA
- a CDS encoding ExbD/TolR family protein — protein sequence MRVKKTNVDLAEGDLTPMIDMVFQLIAFFMVLINFAQTESNDRVKLPSSQLVKPPEVALEFPIVLHVAKDGEIILGGDDYTAETLRIGLGREISVIKAEGKSVSDANVVIRAHKDTAAGDVQEIIRVAQEQNLENFALRVKEDRS from the coding sequence ATGCGAGTCAAGAAAACCAACGTCGACTTGGCCGAAGGCGATTTGACGCCGATGATCGACATGGTGTTCCAATTGATCGCCTTCTTCATGGTGCTTATCAATTTCGCACAAACCGAGTCCAACGACCGGGTGAAATTACCCAGCAGCCAATTGGTCAAGCCGCCGGAAGTTGCATTGGAATTTCCGATCGTGCTGCACGTCGCCAAAGACGGCGAGATCATCTTGGGCGGCGACGACTACACCGCCGAGACGTTGCGAATCGGGCTGGGACGTGAAATTTCGGTCATCAAAGCCGAAGGTAAATCGGTTTCAGACGCGAACGTCGTCATCCGCGCTCACAAGGACACCGCTGCCGGTGATGTCCAGGAAATCATTCGCGTCGCACAAGAACAGAATCTCGAGAACTTTGCGCTTCGCGTGAAGGAGGATCGCTCGTGA
- a CDS encoding MotA/TolQ/ExbB proton channel family protein, which produces MSVACGSLTGKSSLFRSVVFLIAFAASLSIANVAVAQDDAAAEFGDPAAEVVDEPADVPAGPAGDAANDAPTPKGSQNLLAWTYDSLGLGYVLIFLALSISLVSLFVMNMLAARRDTLCPQELVDNFEARLNEKDFQGAYDMARTDESVLGQVLSAGLAKLSRGYNKALEGMQEVGEEESMKLEHRLSYMALIGNLSPMIGLFGTVQGMISSFQVIALGGSTPKPSDLAAGISTALFTTLVGLAVAIPAIAAYNILRNRVARLLLEVGVTSENLMSRFEDVQPQAVKK; this is translated from the coding sequence ATGTCCGTCGCCTGCGGTTCGCTAACTGGCAAGTCCAGTCTATTTCGCTCAGTCGTTTTCCTGATCGCATTTGCGGCCTCTTTGTCGATCGCCAATGTTGCGGTCGCTCAAGACGACGCGGCTGCGGAGTTCGGTGATCCCGCCGCGGAAGTGGTGGATGAACCCGCCGATGTTCCCGCCGGCCCGGCTGGTGATGCCGCCAATGACGCTCCGACGCCCAAAGGCAGTCAGAACCTGTTGGCGTGGACATACGATTCGCTCGGTTTGGGCTACGTTCTGATCTTCCTGGCACTTTCGATCTCGTTGGTGTCGTTGTTCGTGATGAACATGTTGGCGGCCCGTCGCGACACACTTTGCCCACAGGAGCTGGTCGACAATTTCGAAGCCCGGCTTAACGAAAAGGATTTCCAGGGTGCCTATGACATGGCGAGAACGGACGAATCCGTTCTGGGGCAAGTTTTGTCGGCCGGACTAGCCAAACTCAGCCGCGGTTACAACAAAGCGCTCGAGGGAATGCAAGAAGTCGGTGAAGAGGAAAGCATGAAGCTAGAACACCGACTCAGCTACATGGCGCTGATCGGAAACCTGTCGCCCATGATCGGTCTGTTCGGGACGGTTCAAGGGATGATTTCATCGTTCCAAGTCATCGCGCTTGGCGGGTCGACGCCGAAGCCATCCGATTTGGCCGCCGGTATTTCGACGGCGTTGTTCACGACGTTGGTCGGTCTTGCCGTCGCGATTCCCGCGATCGCCGCCTACAACATTTTGCGGAATCGAGTCGCGCGGTTGCTCTTGGAAGTCGGCGTGACCAGCGAAAACTTGATGAGCCGATTCGAAGACGTTCAGCCTCAAGCGGTCAAGAAGTAA
- a CDS encoding tetratricopeptide repeat protein, producing the protein MNRLIKTIGLVFLIVASMSVPSRVWGQADRLYDTAGKNHSGAITQTNSKGVQLKRGNDVQNFMSADIVKILYEGDPGPLTQAREFAIDGQYEQALDELKKIDAKTIKRDVVEADYAYYTALSQSKMALAGRGAKDAAAKAVLGFIGKYRDSWHLFDAAKVLGDLAIALGNPTEATKYYKFLEQSSSPETKVESVYLQALVSVNQKDSATAIAAFDKIIDIKAQTPQMLRIQTLAKAGKSVALAQSGKGEDGLKLVNSLIKELNPTDIEMAARIYNAQGASYEASGDPEGAVLAYLHTHLMFSSLPDAHAEALLRLVELWPKVGKPDRAAEARQELQQRYPGAL; encoded by the coding sequence ATGAATCGTTTGATAAAAACCATTGGTCTCGTGTTCCTCATCGTCGCTTCGATGTCGGTGCCGTCGCGCGTGTGGGGTCAAGCCGATCGCCTGTACGATACGGCGGGTAAGAACCATTCGGGCGCGATCACGCAAACCAATTCCAAAGGCGTTCAGTTGAAGCGGGGCAACGATGTCCAAAACTTCATGTCGGCGGACATCGTCAAAATTTTGTACGAAGGCGACCCGGGGCCGCTGACGCAAGCACGCGAGTTTGCGATCGACGGCCAATATGAACAGGCGCTTGACGAACTGAAAAAAATCGACGCAAAAACCATCAAGCGAGACGTCGTCGAAGCGGACTACGCGTACTACACCGCACTATCGCAAAGCAAAATGGCGCTGGCCGGTCGCGGCGCGAAAGATGCGGCGGCCAAAGCCGTGCTCGGGTTTATCGGCAAGTACCGTGACTCCTGGCACCTTTTCGATGCCGCCAAAGTGCTGGGTGATTTGGCGATCGCGCTGGGTAACCCGACCGAAGCGACCAAGTACTACAAGTTCCTGGAACAGTCATCGTCACCCGAGACGAAGGTCGAATCGGTTTATCTGCAGGCACTGGTTTCGGTGAACCAGAAGGACAGCGCCACCGCCATCGCCGCCTTTGACAAGATCATCGACATCAAAGCTCAAACGCCACAAATGCTCCGCATCCAAACGTTGGCAAAGGCGGGCAAGTCGGTGGCGTTGGCTCAGTCGGGCAAAGGCGAAGACGGCTTGAAGTTGGTCAATTCGCTGATCAAGGAACTGAATCCGACGGACATCGAAATGGCCGCACGGATCTACAACGCCCAAGGTGCCAGCTACGAAGCCAGCGGCGACCCCGAGGGTGCTGTGCTCGCGTATTTGCACACTCATTTGATGTTTTCGTCGCTTCCCGATGCCCACGCCGAGGCCTTGCTAAGGCTGGTCGAACTTTGGCCCAAGGTCGGTAAACCCGATCGCGCCGCCGAGGCTCGCCAGGAACTGCAACAACGCTATCCCGGTGCGCTGTAA
- the mdh gene encoding malate dehydrogenase, with amino-acid sequence MRRAKITVIGAGNVGATCAHWCAAAELGDIVLLDIPRTEDMPSGKALDLMQASPIMGFDSNIVGTTSYDDARDSDVIVVTAGIPRKPGMSRDDLLATNAKIVTDVAENIKATSPNAVVIVVSNPLDAMVQQMFKVTGFDPAKVCGQAGVLDTARYRTFLAMELGVSVEDISALLMGGHGDTMVPIPSCTSVGGIPVTQLIDSARLDEIVDRTRKGGAEIVALLKTGSAYYAPAAACAQMVEAVVKDKKRVIPVAAYCDKEYGVGGYYVGVPVVMGSGGVEKVIELDLTDKETADFKNSVQAVKDLVATMDGLLTA; translated from the coding sequence ATGCGTCGAGCAAAAATTACCGTCATCGGAGCTGGAAACGTAGGTGCGACGTGCGCCCATTGGTGTGCCGCGGCTGAGCTGGGCGACATTGTGCTGTTGGATATTCCACGCACCGAAGACATGCCGAGCGGCAAGGCGCTCGACTTGATGCAAGCGTCACCGATCATGGGATTCGATTCCAACATTGTCGGAACGACCAGCTATGACGATGCCCGCGACAGCGACGTGATCGTTGTCACGGCGGGAATTCCTCGTAAGCCGGGCATGAGCCGGGACGACCTGTTGGCGACCAACGCGAAGATCGTGACCGATGTCGCTGAAAACATCAAAGCGACCAGCCCCAACGCAGTCGTCATCGTGGTCAGCAACCCGTTGGACGCGATGGTGCAGCAAATGTTCAAGGTCACCGGTTTTGACCCGGCCAAGGTATGCGGCCAAGCCGGAGTCCTGGATACGGCTCGCTATCGCACGTTTTTGGCAATGGAATTGGGCGTCAGCGTCGAAGACATCAGCGCTTTGTTGATGGGCGGACACGGCGACACGATGGTGCCAATCCCAAGCTGCACCAGCGTCGGCGGCATTCCTGTCACCCAGTTGATCGATTCGGCCCGCTTGGACGAAATCGTTGACCGGACTCGCAAGGGTGGCGCCGAAATCGTGGCGTTGCTGAAAACGGGCTCGGCGTACTACGCACCGGCCGCGGCTTGCGCCCAAATGGTCGAAGCAGTCGTCAAAGACAAAAAGCGAGTGATTCCTGTGGCAGCCTATTGCGACAAGGAATACGGCGTCGGCGGCTACTACGTCGGCGTGCCGGTCGTCATGGGCAGCGGCGGCGTCGAGAAGGTGATCGAACTGGATTTGACGGACAAAGAAACCGCGGACTTCAAAAACAGCGTCCAAGCTGTCAAAGATCTCGTTGCAACGATGGACGGGCTGCTAACCGCCTAG
- a CDS encoding alpha/beta hydrolase yields MDRFEKPMSWNISSYDEQNSDQGPSHEHGCDQSGADATSTRPHLGFGTWDQVRSQRSFFLPVHYTPSYQYPLVVWLHSDGCNEHQVDQIMPHISLRNHVAVGVRGNRAADSSGHRFDWHDSPAAIGIAHDNIADAADEACDRFSVHSNRIVLAGYGSGGTMAMRIAMRDPRRFAAAISVGGRMPQGAIRNLNQLRNRRLPMLWQWGAKNQNYTNAGLKTDCQVAMAIGANVEIRQYPGEDEMDTVVLADIDRWIMGHVVSNTAAADERWATSPTEYSAN; encoded by the coding sequence ATGGATCGATTCGAAAAGCCGATGTCTTGGAACATTTCGTCCTACGACGAACAAAATTCCGATCAAGGCCCAAGCCACGAACATGGGTGCGACCAATCCGGCGCAGACGCCACCTCCACCAGGCCTCATTTAGGGTTCGGCACCTGGGATCAGGTCCGGTCGCAAAGAAGCTTTTTTCTTCCGGTCCACTACACCCCTAGCTATCAATATCCATTGGTCGTTTGGTTGCACAGCGACGGCTGCAACGAACACCAAGTGGACCAAATCATGCCGCACATCAGTTTGCGGAACCACGTCGCGGTCGGCGTTCGCGGCAACCGAGCCGCCGATTCAAGCGGCCACCGTTTCGATTGGCACGACAGCCCTGCTGCCATCGGAATCGCCCACGACAACATTGCCGACGCCGCGGATGAGGCATGCGATCGATTCTCGGTTCATTCCAACCGCATCGTGCTTGCCGGTTACGGATCGGGCGGCACGATGGCAATGCGAATCGCGATGCGGGATCCTCGTCGCTTTGCGGCGGCAATCTCGGTCGGTGGACGGATGCCTCAGGGTGCGATCCGCAATCTGAATCAACTTCGCAACCGACGGCTTCCGATGCTGTGGCAATGGGGTGCGAAAAATCAGAACTACACAAACGCGGGTTTGAAAACAGATTGCCAAGTCGCGATGGCGATCGGCGCCAACGTTGAGATTCGTCAATATCCCGGCGAGGACGAAATGGACACCGTCGTCCTTGCCGACATCGATCGCTGGATCATGGGGCACGTCGTTTCCAACACGGCGGCGGCCGACGAACGCTGGGCGACATCGCCGACAGAATACTCAGCGAACTGA
- a CDS encoding response regulator transcription factor, whose translation MNSGDPAQNDDPVDSSANPSDVPTSKTSPLKPAAKGPKILVVDDDFEIIEAVRYALEGAGYEVVIARDGNQGLALAERENPDLMILDMMMPKRSGFLVLEKLRRLRDVPLPVIMITGNEGSRHKAYAELLGVSDYIRKPFAMDRLIDAVGKLLDA comes from the coding sequence ATGAACTCTGGTGACCCCGCCCAAAACGACGACCCAGTCGACTCATCAGCCAATCCATCCGATGTGCCCACATCGAAGACGAGTCCTTTGAAACCAGCCGCGAAGGGCCCGAAAATCCTTGTTGTCGATGACGACTTTGAAATCATCGAAGCGGTCCGCTACGCCCTCGAAGGTGCCGGTTACGAAGTCGTGATCGCCCGCGATGGCAACCAAGGATTGGCTCTGGCAGAGCGGGAAAACCCGGATTTGATGATTCTGGACATGATGATGCCCAAACGCAGCGGGTTTCTGGTCCTGGAAAAGCTGCGAAGACTTCGTGACGTTCCGCTTCCCGTAATTATGATTACAGGGAACGAGGGCAGTCGACACAAAGCTTACGCGGAATTGCTTGGCGTCAGCGACTACATCCGCAAACCATTCGCCATGGACCGCCTGATTGATGCGGTTGGCAAGCTTTTGGATGCGTAA
- a CDS encoding DUF423 domain-containing protein has translation MHEESASQRILIYAAICGATGVAIGAIGSHFLPEHLARQGLSPDLVAKRVGQFDIGARYQLIHAVALLALSAMHIGKPVIRRWIGRLFLLGTAVFSGSLYAIAIANVSKFGLITPLGGLTWIIAWSGLLWIAFEGRSKEKRFHQIRGRTP, from the coding sequence ATGCATGAAGAATCAGCCTCGCAGCGTATTTTGATCTACGCTGCGATCTGCGGGGCAACCGGAGTCGCCATCGGCGCCATTGGTTCCCACTTTTTACCTGAACATTTGGCAAGGCAAGGGCTCAGCCCGGATTTGGTCGCCAAACGCGTGGGGCAATTCGATATCGGTGCCCGCTACCAACTGATTCACGCGGTCGCCCTCTTGGCTCTCTCGGCCATGCACATTGGCAAACCGGTGATTCGTCGCTGGATCGGCCGCTTGTTTCTGTTGGGCACCGCCGTGTTCAGCGGATCGCTGTACGCGATCGCCATCGCCAACGTTTCAAAATTCGGGCTGATCACGCCGCTGGGCGGATTGACGTGGATCATTGCTTGGTCGGGTTTGCTTTGGATCGCCTTTGAAGGCCGAAGCAAAGAGAAACGCTTTCACCAAATCCGGGGACGGACACCGTAG
- a CDS encoding aspartate carbamoyltransferase catalytic subunit — protein MVDTDQAELTFPSVWTRPDLLDMEGLSADEIRALLDTAQKLKEMTGGCRNKISLLTGKTCANLFFENSTRTRNSFSLAARRMGADTVEFSSSGSSVTKGETFVDTAKTIEAMGVDWVVTRHAVPGTPHLLSRELACSVINAGDGPHDHPTQGLLDMLTILQHRGSIEGLTVALVGDIAHSRTARANIWGLSKLGAHVIVCGPPTLVSPRWSELGFEVAHSLDEILPRCDVLNLLRIQFERQSARPFPSVHEYAALYAMNRARMKRAKDNILIMAPGPINRGVEITPEVADGPHSVILEQVTNGIAVRMAALWLTAGAKSNLTT, from the coding sequence ATGGTGGATACGGACCAAGCCGAACTGACGTTTCCATCGGTGTGGACACGTCCCGACTTGCTGGACATGGAAGGCCTATCGGCCGACGAGATTCGCGCCTTGCTTGATACCGCCCAGAAGCTCAAGGAGATGACCGGCGGCTGTCGAAACAAGATTTCGTTGCTGACCGGAAAGACGTGTGCCAACCTGTTTTTTGAAAACAGCACGCGGACGCGCAACAGCTTCTCGTTGGCGGCCCGCCGTATGGGCGCCGACACCGTCGAATTCAGTTCATCGGGAAGCAGCGTTACCAAAGGCGAGACGTTCGTCGATACGGCCAAGACGATCGAAGCCATGGGCGTGGATTGGGTCGTCACCCGGCACGCGGTTCCCGGCACGCCCCACCTCCTTTCTCGCGAACTCGCCTGCAGTGTGATCAACGCCGGCGATGGTCCTCACGACCATCCAACCCAAGGCTTGTTGGACATGCTGACCATCCTTCAACATCGCGGTTCGATCGAAGGACTGACCGTTGCCCTGGTCGGCGACATCGCACACAGCCGCACCGCTCGCGCCAACATTTGGGGGCTCAGCAAGCTGGGTGCTCACGTCATCGTTTGCGGCCCGCCAACGCTGGTCAGCCCCCGCTGGAGCGAACTTGGATTCGAAGTCGCCCACTCGCTGGACGAGATCCTGCCGCGTTGCGACGTCCTGAATCTGTTGCGAATTCAGTTCGAACGCCAATCGGCGCGACCGTTCCCCAGCGTTCATGAATATGCCGCGCTGTACGCCATGAACCGCGCTCGAATGAAACGTGCCAAAGACAACATTTTGATCATGGCACCGGGACCGATCAATCGCGGCGTTGAAATCACACCCGAAGTCGCTGATGGACCGCATAGCGTCATCTTGGAACAAGTCACCAATGGGATCGCCGTCCGCATGGCTGCGTTGTGGTTGACGGCCGGCGCAAAAAGCAACTTGACGACTTAA